In the Perca flavescens isolate YP-PL-M2 chromosome 20, PFLA_1.0, whole genome shotgun sequence genome, one interval contains:
- the erg28 gene encoding probable ergosterol biosynthetic protein 28 isoform X1, whose amino-acid sequence MVSSHSGTCLHGSFIEAARCVSQTENMSRFLNVLRSWLVMVSVIAIGNTVQSFKDHSFLSEKLYTGTPEFVNGLQARTFGIWTLLSSIIRCSCAIDIQNRTLYHITLWTFVLALGHFLSEAFIYKTAPLTIGVMAPLIVATFSIIGMLIGFQCIPEPQEEVGARQKKRN is encoded by the exons ATGGTTTCGTCCCACTCAGGAACATGTTTACATGGTAGTTTTATAGAGGCCGCCAG GTGCGTctcacagacagaaaacatgagTCGCTTTCTGAACGTCCTGCGCAGCTGGTTGGTGATGGTGTCCGTCATCGCGATTGGGAACACCGTGCAGAGTTTCAAAGACCACAGTTTTTTGTCAGAGAAGCTCTACACAGGCACACCAGAGTTTG TGAATGGTCTCCAAGCTCGAACATTTGGCATTTGGACGTTGCTGTCGTCTATCATTCGCTGTTCTTGTGCCATTGATATCCAGAACAGAAC GCTGTATCACATCACCCTATGGACATTTGTGCTGGCGTTGGGTCACTTCTTGTCTGAAGCCTTCATCTACAAAACTGCTCCTCTGACTATCGGAGTCATGGCACCTCTCATTGTGGCAA CTTTCTCCATCATAGGAATGCTGATTGGATTCCAGTGTATCCCAGAGCCACAAGAGGAAGTCGGAGCACGACAGAAGAAACGTAACTGA
- the erg28 gene encoding probable ergosterol biosynthetic protein 28 isoform X2 has translation MSRFLNVLRSWLVMVSVIAIGNTVQSFKDHSFLSEKLYTGTPEFVNGLQARTFGIWTLLSSIIRCSCAIDIQNRTLYHITLWTFVLALGHFLSEAFIYKTAPLTIGVMAPLIVATFSIIGMLIGFQCIPEPQEEVGARQKKRN, from the exons atgagTCGCTTTCTGAACGTCCTGCGCAGCTGGTTGGTGATGGTGTCCGTCATCGCGATTGGGAACACCGTGCAGAGTTTCAAAGACCACAGTTTTTTGTCAGAGAAGCTCTACACAGGCACACCAGAGTTTG TGAATGGTCTCCAAGCTCGAACATTTGGCATTTGGACGTTGCTGTCGTCTATCATTCGCTGTTCTTGTGCCATTGATATCCAGAACAGAAC GCTGTATCACATCACCCTATGGACATTTGTGCTGGCGTTGGGTCACTTCTTGTCTGAAGCCTTCATCTACAAAACTGCTCCTCTGACTATCGGAGTCATGGCACCTCTCATTGTGGCAA CTTTCTCCATCATAGGAATGCTGATTGGATTCCAGTGTATCCCAGAGCCACAAGAGGAAGTCGGAGCACGACAGAAGAAACGTAACTGA
- the flvcr2a gene encoding choline/ethanolamine transporter flvcr2a codes for MGEDTRASQDKNAQNSMENGPRLGAGGPDAAQQIECSSIPNGDRGSAANTRLYKRRWMIVFLFSAYSLSNAYQWIQYGIINNIMMKFYNVEAFSIDWLSMIYMLTYIPFIFPVTWLLDKKGLRVTALLANALNCAGTWIKVASAKPNLFGVTMVGQLASSLAQVFILGMPSRLASVWFGADEVSTACSIGVFGNQMGIAIGFLLPPILVPNVDDINELANYIRIMFYISAGVATLIFILVVIVFQERPEIPPTQAQAHARNIPPGEYSYTASILRLLRNKPFMLLVVTYGLNVGCFYAISTLLNQMIIEQYPGEEVNAGRIGLTIVVAGMAGSIICGIWLDKTKTYKQTTLAVYLLSLIGMLVYTFTLNLGHLWVVFVTAGVLGFFMTGYLPLGFEFAVELTYPESEGTSSGLLNCSAQIFGIIFTISQGKIIDRWGTLAGNIFLSIFLLIGTVLTGFIKSDLRRQKANLQQSEVQAMSPTGSMSSVQDYGATTCSGHWQQQSSHKPTTSLKSKHTPAKKAKADLEGVISPPEVLTERKL; via the exons ATGGGAGAAGATACGCGGGCATCGCAGGACAAAAACGCGCAGAATTCGATGGAGAATGGGCCACGTTTGGGAGCGGGGGGTCCAGATGCCGCGCAGCAAATTGAATGCAGCAGCATCCCAAACGGCGACCGCGGCTCTGCCGCCAATACGCGTTTATACAAGAGGCGCTGGATGATCGTGTTCCTGTTCAGCGCATATTCCCTGAGCAACGCGTACCAATGGATCCAGTACGGGATCATCAACAACATAATGATGAAGTTCTACAACGTGGAAGCCTTCTCTATAGACTGGCTGTCCATGATCTACATGCTCACCTACATCCCATTCATCTTCCCGGTTACCTGGCTCCTGGATAAGAAAGGGCTGCGGGTCACAGCGCTGCTGGCCAACGCGCTCAACTGCGCCGGGACATGGATCAAGGTGGCCAGCGCCAAACCCAACTTGTTCGGGGTGACCATGGTCGGACAGCTTGCAAGTTCCCTTGCCCAGGTGTTCATCCTCGGCATGCCATCCCGTCTGGCGTCGGTCTGGTTCGGCGCGGATGAGGTTTCCACCGCCTGCTCCATCGGAGTTTTTGGGAATCAG ATGGGTATCGCCATTGGGTTCCTGCTCCCTCCCATCCTTGTGCCTAATGTGGACGATATCAATGAGCTGGCGAACTACATCAGAATCATGTTCTACATCAGCGCAGGAGTTGCCACCCTCATCTTTATCCTCGTGGTCATTG TGTTTCAGGAGAGACCGGAGATCCCTCCCACCCAGGCCCAGGCTCATGCCAGGAACATCCCCCCCGGCGAGTACTCGTACACAGCTTCTATCTTGAGGCTGCTGCGCAACAAGCCCTTCATGCTCCTGGTGGTCACCTATG GGCTGAACGTCGGCTGCTTCTATGCTATTTCCACACTGTTGAATCAGATGATCATTGAACAATATCCT GGTGAAGAAGTGAATGCTGGGAGAATTGGTCTGACTATTGTTGTTGCTGGCATGGCGGGGTCCATCATATGTGGCATTTGGCTGGACAAGACCAAAACATACAA ACAAACCACCTTGGCTGTATATCTCCTCTCTCTGATTGGGATGCTGGTTTACACCTTCACCCTCAACCTGGGTCACCTGTGGGTGGTGTTTGTCACAGCTGGAGTTTTAGG cttcTTCATGACAGGATATCTACCTCTGGGCTTTGAGTTTGCAGTAGAGCTTACCTATCCAGAGTCAGAGGGAACCTCATCTGGACTGCTTAACTGTTCAGCTCAG ATCTTTGGAATCATTTTCACCATCTCCCAAGGGAAGATTATTGATAGATGGGGCACTTTAGCAGGAAACATCTTCCTGAGCATCTTCCTGCTAATAGGAACAGTACTGACAG GATTCATCAAGTCCGATCTCCGACGCCAGAAGGCCAATCTTCAACAGTCTGAGGTGCAGGCAATGAGT CCTACAGGCTCTATGTCATCGGTGCAGGACTACGGGGCCACAACGTGCAGCGGCCACTGGCAACAGCAGTCTTCACATAAACCCACAACCTCACTAAaatccaaacacacacctgccaAG AAAGCGAAAGCTGATCTAGAAGGAGTCATCTCTCCCCCTGAAGTCCTGACAGAGAGGAAATTATAA